TCAAATCCGGTTGTGAGTTCCGGTTTGGTGACGGTACCGGCCGGTAAACGCACTTTGTGGCTACCTGGCAAAGAACTGCGGCGGCTGAGGCTGTCATACAAAAACAGCCCGGCACGCAGCAACCAGGAAGGCCGAAGAGACGGACGCAGGGGTAAGCGCAAGCGCATCGACTTAATGAGGTGCGGCGCTTTTTTTAAAAGAATTTCACGCTCGCTAAGGGCCTCACTCACTAAGCGAAACTCATACTGTTCAAGATAACGCAGACCGCCGTGAATCAGCTTCGAACTGGCTGATGAGGTTGCGCCGGCAAAATCCTGTGCATCGTAAAGACCCACGTTCAGCCCGCGCCCCGCAGCATCGGCAGCGATACCTGCACCATTAATACCGCCTCCGACTACGATGAGATCGAGGACCTTATTATGGGATTGAGGAGCTGAGCCCGGGATAGGTTCCATCAATGTGCTCTCCATGTACGTTGCGACTTTTTCACCTTTATCGCTAGCAAAGCATGCTCTGTGGTGAATGCTAGCCTGAGAATAAAGAGTTTTGATCTGGATCGAACAAACAGATCTGCTTTTGAGAGCTGACAATCTAAATTTCGCCGGCCTGCCAGACACCGTTTTGCAGGGCGAGCGCTAAATAGTGTTGCAATGAAAAAGAGAGCGATGCAATGAAAAAGCCCGCTCAGTGGCGGGCTTGGAACGATTTACATCTGAAAACGCTGAATTTACTTGTCGAATACTTCTTTGAAGTCGCGTTTCAGGATTGGATCGCGGCGTGCTTTTTTGATCTGTTTAACCATGTCTTTCACACAGTTATGCAGCACCTGGTCAAGCAACTGGGCACGGTACTCTTCCTTGTCCTGCTCGGTCATATCTTTAGGCAGGTTCAGAGTCGGGAACTCTTCCATTACGTTGATGCCGGCAAATGCCTGGCTTACAGAGATAAGCGCGTGGAACTGTTCAAAGTTATCGAGAATATTCTGCGCGCTGCCTGGCAGACTATCCCAAGCTTCACGCACCGCTTCTTCGGAAACTTCGTGAATAGAAGTCACCATGTGGAACATACCTTCTGGTACCTGATCAAATTCCAGTACCTGGCGCAATTCTGGAGAAATGGAATCCAGATCCACTTGTGGGGCTTCTGTTTGTGTAGTGTCTGACATGAAAAAGTTCTCATTGATGAAAACCGCAATGCTAAAAACTTATGGCGAAATGTCAATACAAGTCTCTAAATAAAGCAGTGAAAGCGTGACAAAGTTATGTTATAGCTAAGCATTGAATGGTATTGCACAGAGGTTAATATGGTGAGCACGGGTTCATCGATGAGAATTCTACTGGTAGATGATGTGCAGTTAGAACGCATGCAGCTCGCGATTCGCCTCAAGCAACTGGGCCACTCTGTCGAAGTTGCATCCAGCGGCCGTGAAGCGATGGAGGTTTTTGCGCGTTTTGATCCCGAGCTGGTCTTACTCGATGTCACTATGCCGGACATTGATGGATTTGAAGTGGCTCAGGAGCTGCGGAAACGCTATCAACAGGATTGGGTACCGATTATTTTCCTCAGTAGTCATGACGAACCCTCCATGATCGCTAAAGGAATCGACTCCGGTGGCGATGACTATCTTATCAAACCCGTTGATAAACTGGTGTTAAGCTCCAAACTACTGGCGATGCAGCGCATTGCCAGTATGCGCCGGGAATTAAAGCGAACGTCAGCCAAGCTCGAAGAGCTGAACCTGCAATTACAGCATCAGGCTAACGAAGATGGCCTGACCAAAGTGTTTAACCGCCGTTTTATGGACGAAAAACTGGGTGAAATGCTGACCTGGCACGGGCGTCATAATATGCCAATGTCGTTGATTTTGTTTGATGTCGATCACTTCAAATTGTTTAATGACAACTACGGTCATATTGAAGGCGACCGCTGTTTACACACGTTGGCTCAGGCAGCCAACAAGCTGTTCTGTCGCAGTGGTGAATTCGTTGGCCGTTATGGCGGGGAAGAGTTTGTGATCATGTTGAGCAACACCGACCAGGAAAGCGCACGCGTTGCGGCGGAAAGGGTGCAGGACGCGATTGAACATATTCACTATCCACATAATTTCAGCCCGGTGGCCAGCCATATCACCTTATCTCAGGGCGTAGTGACTGTGACGCCTAATGGCAGTGAAACCCTGACCGAAGTCTATCAAGGAGCGGATCAGGCGCTGTATCAGGCCAAAAGCCAGGGCCGTAACCGTTACGTTCAGACTGTGCTGGGAGCGGGTTAACGCAGGGTTATACTGCGAATAACTCTAATCATCCCAAAGCCGCCAATAGCCGAAAGCCGTTAAACATAAGTTAGCCGACAGCAGTTAAACATAAGTAAACATAAGTTCCGGTCTATCCAAACCATGGATGCACAGTTCAGGCGCATAAAAAATCCAGGTGTATCGCTACACCTGGATTTTTACTCTGAATGCTTACCAGACAGGCTGGTGAGCTGAATATCCGCTAATTGAGATAATAAGCCCCAGCAAAGTTAACGCCAGTCATCATCCATAAAGGTGCGGCCTTCAAGCGAATAGGGATCTTCGTCAAATGGATGCTCTACTTTGCCACGCAGGCGTTCGAGCTTTTGTTCCAGCATATTGACGGTATCAAAATCCCCTTCAGAGCATGCCACGTAGATTTGCTGCTCCAGCGCATCAATACTGTCTCGAATGTTCATCTCGCACCTCCTGTTAGTTAAACGTGAGTTGAGATTCATCATCGGTTCTCAAATCTATTGTAGTCCAGCAGGCCGAATTCGATAGGCTGGTGTTGTTTGTACCAGGCATGAACTCTATCGCTGAACGGCCAGAAGCGTGGCGAACTACGACGAACTGCAAACCGATCCAGAAGCTTGATGTAGTCGTCTTCACTATTTAGTGTCTGTAAGCGCTGCACAAGTTCCGGAATCTCGCTTTCTTTGAGACTTAGGTACGCAGCCGGATAGCTTCCGATCACACCGCGTACGATCGTGAGATCATCATTTTTGTAGTCCCGATTGTTCTCTTCGTCAAATAAACTAGAGATATTGCTGTGCGCGTTTTTGTGCAGAATCGTGAAAAGTTGCGACGGGCCGTTGTCAGTATCAATCATCGCCATGATGATTTGCGGCATCGAACGCAGACCTTCTCCCTTGATATGACTGATGCTGGCCAGCGCTTTTTCATGCGCAGATGTAAATCCGGTATCAACAATATCGTAACGATGGCTCAGTACCGGCTGCACTTTGTCAATTAGCTTGTCATACAGCTCTGATTTGTAGTCAGTGGTCTTGTACTGTACCTGAGTCGGCTGGTCGAACGGTTTCACGTTACGCAGCAGGAAGTTTGAGAATTGTTTGCTCTGGTCCGCATACCAGCTCGACATCTCTTTGTGACGCATGCTGCGCGGTAGCAGGGCGACAAAGTTACTTTCGCCTTCCATACGCAGGAAGTCCATAAACATACGGGTCATCAACTGATGTCCGAAGTTACCGTAAACGTCAAACCCTGCCACCAGCAGGTAGTGGATACGTTCCAGCAGAGCGTAGTCAATCACCCAGGCTGTTTTGGGTTTTTCGCCAACCAGGCCCTGTACAACCGACGCACTGTCAAAATGACGCATAATGGTCAGTGCAGCGTTCGGGTTCGTGCCGTTACCATCCCAGATCACATCGGTCGTCAGGTGTTTACCGTCTTTAAACCAGCGGTTGGTAAACTCGGATTTGGCTTCCAGATAATGGGCTTGCTGGTTAGAGAAACGGATCCAGTTACTCAGCGGCAGAGTATTACTTTCCAGTTCTGCCGGCAGCTTGAGGTTTTCAGCCTGATCGCGGTAAAACTCATTGACCTCCGGCATGTCTGCTTTGTCCGGGTCAAGGAAGAAGACCCAGAAACGATCATTAATCACGTTAAGCGCCAACTGACCACGACACACCGGGCCTTTGATGAAGGACATAATGGTGTTCTGTGCATTATCGAGCATGAACTTAAAGCGTGCTTTTACCGGCAATTCGATAAATGAAGTCATCGGGTTGGCAGCCACAGAAGGATCGTAGCTTGGCAACGCGGTGACTTTATAATCCGCATCGATAAACCATTCACGCCAGTGTTTCATGCGTTCCATGTTCAGTGCGTACGGCATGTGGGTTTTATCCACCGTGGTACCTTGTTCTGGGATCAGGCGGTAGTAAACACGGTCAACTCCCGGATCGTCATATGGGCGCCGCGTACTGATACGTTTAACCGGTTGTCCGGGTGGTGTTGCAGAGCGGACCAGATTAAAGAAGCGAGGGGTTTCGCCTGGTTTGGTGATGTCGGAAAAATAAAGGTGTGACAGGAACAGGTGTTCGTAAATGTAACGACCGACAACACGGTTCTTAAGCAAATCTTGATTAAACAGACTTTCGTAATGATTGACCAATGCCTGTTGTTCCATCGTCAGCGGGATATGTTCATTCATCACGCCGCCATTTTTCAGCCAGGTCATCAGAGTATTGTATTCCGAGGACTCCAGGTTTGGCATACCAAACGGCATTCCCCAGTTCGGATAATCTTTCTGGTAAGCCTCGTGCTCTTCAAGTGTGACACATTGTTGCTCACGATCAATTGAGAAATCGAAGCCTTCCAATTGATCCTGCTGAGGTAACGGATGCAGCTCTTTTTGCTTGAGCATACGAGCCATCAGACCGGCCTGAATGTTGGCCTCAGGTGACTGGATGCGCTCATTAAGCACCGGATGAAAGTTGAAGTCGCGCCATTCTTCGGTCAGTTGGGCATCCTCAAACAAACGGGTCGGTGTCGCTGCCGTCAGACGGGTACCATGGTAAACCATGTCTTTACTGCCACCACGGTCGATACCTTCG
This Vibrio ostreae DNA region includes the following protein-coding sequences:
- a CDS encoding DUF3069 domain-containing protein yields the protein MSDTTQTEAPQVDLDSISPELRQVLEFDQVPEGMFHMVTSIHEVSEEAVREAWDSLPGSAQNILDNFEQFHALISVSQAFAGINVMEEFPTLNLPKDMTEQDKEEYRAQLLDQVLHNCVKDMVKQIKKARRDPILKRDFKEVFDK
- a CDS encoding GGDEF domain-containing response regulator, with product MVSTGSSMRILLVDDVQLERMQLAIRLKQLGHSVEVASSGREAMEVFARFDPELVLLDVTMPDIDGFEVAQELRKRYQQDWVPIIFLSSHDEPSMIAKGIDSGGDDYLIKPVDKLVLSSKLLAMQRIASMRRELKRTSAKLEELNLQLQHQANEDGLTKVFNRRFMDEKLGEMLTWHGRHNMPMSLILFDVDHFKLFNDNYGHIEGDRCLHTLAQAANKLFCRSGEFVGRYGGEEFVIMLSNTDQESARVAAERVQDAIEHIHYPHNFSPVASHITLSQGVVTVTPNGSETLTEVYQGADQALYQAKSQGRNRYVQTVLGAG
- a CDS encoding fatty acid cis/trans isomerase, translating into MKLRKLFVVALVPLFYGCAVLAGFNFDQMFGDEEVRARQAPIESAQAHFFLDQVKPIIDKRCVVCHACYDAPCQLKMSSVEGIDRGGSKDMVYHGTRLTAATPTRLFEDAQLTEEWRDFNFHPVLNERIQSPEANIQAGLMARMLKQKELHPLPQQDQLEGFDFSIDREQQCVTLEEHEAYQKDYPNWGMPFGMPNLESSEYNTLMTWLKNGGVMNEHIPLTMEQQALVNHYESLFNQDLLKNRVVGRYIYEHLFLSHLYFSDITKPGETPRFFNLVRSATPPGQPVKRISTRRPYDDPGVDRVYYRLIPEQGTTVDKTHMPYALNMERMKHWREWFIDADYKVTALPSYDPSVAANPMTSFIELPVKARFKFMLDNAQNTIMSFIKGPVCRGQLALNVINDRFWVFFLDPDKADMPEVNEFYRDQAENLKLPAELESNTLPLSNWIRFSNQQAHYLEAKSEFTNRWFKDGKHLTTDVIWDGNGTNPNAALTIMRHFDSASVVQGLVGEKPKTAWVIDYALLERIHYLLVAGFDVYGNFGHQLMTRMFMDFLRMEGESNFVALLPRSMRHKEMSSWYADQSKQFSNFLLRNVKPFDQPTQVQYKTTDYKSELYDKLIDKVQPVLSHRYDIVDTGFTSAHEKALASISHIKGEGLRSMPQIIMAMIDTDNGPSQLFTILHKNAHSNISSLFDEENNRDYKNDDLTIVRGVIGSYPAAYLSLKESEIPELVQRLQTLNSEDDYIKLLDRFAVRRSSPRFWPFSDRVHAWYKQHQPIEFGLLDYNRFENR